One window of Nicotiana tomentosiformis chromosome 11, ASM39032v3, whole genome shotgun sequence genomic DNA carries:
- the LOC104117788 gene encoding protein ASPARTIC PROTEASE IN GUARD CELL 2-like translates to MRGGVIVDTGTTFTHFPKDFYVIFRYAFRAEVRDIPMVDNPIGPFDTCYKDNPNGPGLVFPVVKFYFGSENPGTMLLLAQERVVVHFRGHYCLVFVGTEQDFSILGVNQLQCVGLTFDTSANTLSFDSRCM, encoded by the coding sequence ATGCGTGGTGGAGTCATCGTGGATACAGGAACGACCTTTACCCATTTTCCTAAGGATTTTTATGTCATATTTCGCTATGCGTTTAGAGCTGAAGTACGAGATATTCCTATGGTTGACAATCCAATAGGACCTTTTGACACTTGCTATAAAGATAATCCAAATGGTCCTGGTTTAGTATTTCCTGTTGTAAAGTTTTATTTTGGCAGTGAAAATCCAGGTACAATGTTGCTTTTGGCACAAGAGCGAGTTGTTGTGCACTTTCGTGGGCACTACTGCCTCGTTTTTGTAGGAACGGAGCAAGACTTCTCAATATTAGGGGTTAATCAACTCCAATGTGTAGGATTAACTTTTGATACTTCAGCAAATACTTTGTCCTTCGACAGTAGATGCATGTGA